The DNA segment TGTAAGAGTAGCGCCGGACAGGCCGTTGATTTTGTACATTTTTTCAGGATCATTATCCTTTACTTTCCCCTTGATAACTCTGATTTTCATATTTCCGTTAATATCAAATGCCTGTTTGCCTGACCACGATTTTTTCCATTTTTTATTGTCAATTTCTCCGCCAAGTCCAGGGGTTTCTCCGTGCTGGTAAAATGTTATTCCGGTCACTGTTCTTAAATCCTTGTCAAGAGCAATATACCCGTACATTGTTGACCAGAGTCCTTTCCCGTAAACAGGGAAGATAAATTTATCAACAAAGTCATTTTTGAGCACTTTGTAAATAACAATATACGCAGGAATTTTGCCGATTTTGGCAATATCGCTTTCTGTCGGAACCGGAATTAAAAGGTCAGGCTTTTTGAGTACTGATTCAAGGTCAAAATCTTCAGGGTTAAAAGGGAGTTTTCCCGGGCTTACGGCACGGGATGTTTTCATATCCACAACAATCGGTATAATATTATTTTTAAAAAAATCTTCGGAATTTTGATATTCATCAGGTATGCCTGCTGCTGCAATTATGTTTTTAATTCTCTCCCTCTTTTTATTCTCTTCCTGCATTCCTTTTAATGATACTGCAGTAAGAGACACAAGAAAAGAGCAGACAATACAAATGCTCAATGCAACAATCAGGGTCTTTTTTGCGCTTTCACGAGCCATATTGCAATGCTCCCTTTTTTATTCCGGATTTTACAACGTAGTGGTCAATTATCGGTGCAAATGTATTGCCGAACAGAATTGCAAGCATCATACCTTCAGGATATGCAGGATTAACCACGCGTATAAGCACAACTACAACTCCTATAAGCAGACCATAAA comes from the bacterium genome and includes:
- a CDS encoding Na(+)-translocating NADH-quinone reductase subunit C, whose protein sequence is MARESAKKTLIVALSICIVCSFLVSLTAVSLKGMQEENKKRERIKNIIAAAGIPDEYQNSEDFFKNNIIPIVVDMKTSRAVSPGKLPFNPEDFDLESVLKKPDLLIPVPTESDIAKIGKIPAYIVIYKVLKNDFVDKFIFPVYGKGLWSTMYGYIALDKDLRTVTGITFYQHGETPGLGGEIDNKKWKKSWSGKQAFDINGNMKIRVIKGKVKDNDPEKMYKINGLSGATLTTRGVNNTVNFWLGPKGYGPYLDYLRRKTGNE